One genomic segment of Acinetobacter sp. C26M includes these proteins:
- the znuB gene encoding zinc ABC transporter permease subunit ZnuB, protein MMEWLQLLLPAWIMGSLLVFLTAPLGCLMLWRRMSFFADTMAHGTLLGVAVAGILNLPFWLGVACLALLLVALLWVLHDSRLPNDALLALSSATLLCSGLLLIQQVPSLRPELLSYLFGDLLSIEWADLPMFAVVIAGALVILYRSWSAQIQIAIDPDIAMSEGVSANWQRLIFMLLLALFTVLALRAVGSLLMGALLVIPALSARLLAHSPKQMVVWAFVLAQFGVTVGLWSSAALNISTGLSIVLCMALCFAAIFIAQKFKNQSQSA, encoded by the coding sequence ATGATGGAATGGTTACAACTCCTCCTACCTGCTTGGATCATGGGGTCATTACTGGTTTTCCTAACCGCCCCACTGGGCTGCCTGATGCTTTGGCGCAGAATGTCTTTTTTTGCAGATACCATGGCACATGGCACCTTACTCGGCGTGGCCGTTGCAGGGATTTTGAATTTACCTTTTTGGCTGGGTGTTGCTTGCCTTGCGCTGTTGTTAGTTGCTCTTCTTTGGGTTTTGCACGATTCACGCCTACCCAATGATGCATTACTCGCTTTAAGCTCTGCCACCCTACTCTGCTCTGGTCTGCTGTTGATTCAGCAAGTACCAAGTTTGCGCCCTGAACTACTTAGCTATTTATTCGGTGATTTACTCAGTATCGAATGGGCTGATTTACCAATGTTTGCCGTGGTGATTGCAGGCGCACTGGTCATACTTTATCGTTCATGGTCAGCACAAATACAAATTGCGATTGATCCTGATATTGCCATGAGTGAAGGCGTCAGCGCCAACTGGCAACGCTTGATCTTCATGTTGTTATTGGCATTGTTTACAGTATTGGCTTTACGTGCTGTTGGTTCATTACTCATGGGTGCTTTATTGGTGATCCCTGCATTAAGTGCACGATTGTTGGCGCACTCTCCCAAACAAATGGTGGTTTGGGCCTTTGTTTTGGCGCAATTCGGTGTCACCGTCGGTCTATGGTCAAGTGCCGCCTTAAATATTTCAACAGGTCTAAGCATTGTGCTGTGTATGGCGCTTTGTTTTGCAGCCATTTTTATCGCACAGAAATTCAAAAACCAATCTCAATCGGCCTAA
- a CDS encoding LysE family transporter has translation MSVQVWFAFMLACWVISISPGAGAIASMSSGLNYGFRHGYWNAIGLQVALLIQILIVAAGVGVLFATTPWAFQVVKWFGVIYLLYLAYAQWKAPIQAIEIQHEQNDKSAWVLVFKGFVVNMSNPKAIVFLLAVLPQFLDLTQPQWPQYLIMATTMVTIDLIVMAAYTGLASKVLRLLRSPKQQKYLNRGFAVMFSCAALLLSAIQQSI, from the coding sequence ATGTCTGTGCAGGTTTGGTTTGCTTTTATGTTGGCGTGCTGGGTGATTAGTATTTCCCCAGGCGCTGGTGCGATTGCCTCAATGTCGAGTGGGCTTAACTATGGTTTCAGGCATGGTTACTGGAATGCAATTGGCTTGCAAGTCGCGCTGCTGATACAAATTCTGATTGTGGCAGCAGGTGTTGGCGTACTGTTTGCGACAACACCTTGGGCCTTTCAGGTGGTGAAATGGTTTGGGGTGATCTATTTGCTATACTTGGCGTATGCGCAGTGGAAAGCACCCATTCAGGCGATTGAGATTCAGCACGAACAAAATGATAAATCTGCTTGGGTGCTGGTGTTTAAAGGCTTTGTGGTGAATATGAGTAATCCTAAAGCCATTGTATTTTTACTGGCTGTTCTGCCGCAATTCTTGGATTTGACTCAACCGCAGTGGCCACAATATCTAATTATGGCGACCACCATGGTGACCATCGATCTTATTGTGATGGCTGCATATACTGGACTAGCATCGAAAGTATTAAGGCTGCTTCGTTCCCCAAAACAGCAAAAATATTTAAATCGTGGTTTTGCGGTGATGTTTAGTTGCGCAGCACTGTTATTAAGTGCTATTCAGCAATCCATCTAA
- a CDS encoding Dyp-type peroxidase, whose protein sequence is MTAQSVILPLPSDHARFIVLRLKDLSLAELKQQIEALLSTRDRLITQHPNDQIKTAIAFGPELWAQLNSQTPEGFKQLDPQQGAFNMPVVPADVFIHLASARADICFAMSQAFFSGIQDKVEVLDERACFRFFDGRDMTGFIDGTENPQFPDDRAEAALLPETAGAFADGSFIFAQRYIHDLTKWQMLKVDAQEHVFGRTKLESIELDDDVKPQNSHVARTVVEDEEGEEMEILRHSLPYGDGKGEQGLFFVAYTNNLSIIDEMLKRMFGTTGDGIHDRLLHFTTAIDGAYYFAPSDELLEQVLED, encoded by the coding sequence GTGACTGCGCAATCTGTCATTCTTCCATTACCTTCTGACCATGCCCGCTTTATTGTTTTACGTTTAAAAGATTTAAGCCTTGCCGAATTAAAACAACAGATTGAAGCGCTACTTTCGACACGTGACCGCTTGATCACGCAACATCCGAATGACCAGATTAAAACAGCCATCGCTTTTGGTCCCGAACTTTGGGCACAACTCAATTCACAAACACCAGAAGGTTTTAAACAGCTCGATCCGCAACAGGGTGCGTTTAATATGCCTGTGGTGCCAGCTGATGTATTTATTCATCTTGCCAGCGCCCGTGCAGATATTTGTTTTGCCATGAGCCAAGCTTTTTTTAGCGGCATTCAAGACAAAGTCGAAGTCCTAGATGAGCGTGCTTGCTTCCGCTTCTTTGATGGCCGTGATATGACAGGCTTTATTGATGGAACAGAGAATCCGCAATTTCCAGATGACCGTGCAGAAGCAGCATTGCTGCCAGAAACAGCAGGTGCCTTTGCCGATGGCAGCTTTATCTTTGCGCAGCGTTATATTCACGATCTGACAAAATGGCAAATGCTGAAAGTCGATGCGCAAGAACATGTGTTTGGCCGTACCAAACTTGAGTCGATTGAGCTTGATGACGATGTGAAACCACAAAATTCACATGTGGCTCGTACCGTAGTGGAAGATGAAGAAGGCGAAGAAATGGAAATCTTGCGTCATAGCTTGCCTTATGGCGATGGTAAAGGTGAGCAAGGCTTATTCTTCGTCGCTTATACCAACAACCTCAGCATTATTGATGAAATGCTAAAACGCATGTTCGGCACCACAGGTGATGGCATTCATGACCGCTTATTGCATTTCACCACCGCTATTGATGGTGCTTATTATTTTGCGCCTAGTGATGAATTATTAGAACAGGTTTTAGAAGACTAA
- the argS gene encoding arginine--tRNA ligase has translation MNTAIQAALDHAVQTLQQQGVLPSDWTNTSHLTRTKDRSHGDFASNIAMIGSKAAGMKPRDLAEKILAALPEVADITKAEIAGPGFINFFLNADQRYAVLDQIQAQKNDYGRSQANAAKKIQVEFVSANPTSSLHVGHGRGAAYGMTVANLLEATGAKVDREYYVNDAGRQMDILATSTYLRYLELTGQTLVFPKNAYQGDYVKEIAQEIIDKDGNAHVRAVVDIYKDVPEDVQYAEELDAEGNKVVLSGDKEKHIDGLIANSQQHLGADYRVFHQAALHAILDDIKDDLADFGVTFDKWFSEDSLTDKIDEALETLNQRGYLYEKEGNIWFKSTEFGDEKDRVVKRRNGQTTYFASDIAYHLNKLQRGYTDLIDIWGSDHHGYISRVKAAIDAMGYDSKKLTVLLVQFVSLWRGGEMVQMSSRSGQFVTLRDLRKEVGNDAARFYYVMRKSEQHIDFDLDLAVSQSKDNAVYYIQYAHARICRMLEKAASTEISFDIASAREQANRLELDAETEILSKLAAYPDILVRAANAYEPHQIGNYLKELAALFHAWYNEHKVLGDDVALTQARLLLSINVQQVLRNGLELLGVSAPETM, from the coding sequence ATGAATACGGCAATACAAGCAGCTCTCGATCATGCGGTACAAACCCTGCAACAACAAGGTGTACTTCCTTCAGATTGGACCAACACGAGCCATTTAACCCGTACCAAAGACCGAAGTCACGGAGACTTTGCTTCAAATATCGCCATGATCGGTTCCAAAGCCGCTGGCATGAAACCACGTGATCTTGCTGAAAAAATCTTGGCAGCCCTTCCTGAAGTGGCTGACATTACCAAAGCAGAAATTGCAGGTCCGGGTTTTATTAACTTCTTTTTAAATGCAGACCAACGCTATGCAGTGCTTGATCAAATCCAAGCACAAAAAAATGACTATGGTCGTAGCCAAGCTAATGCAGCTAAAAAAATCCAAGTCGAATTTGTCTCTGCCAACCCAACCTCTAGTCTGCATGTCGGACATGGTCGTGGTGCAGCCTACGGCATGACCGTTGCGAATCTATTAGAAGCAACGGGTGCCAAAGTTGATCGCGAATACTATGTCAATGATGCAGGTCGTCAAATGGACATTCTGGCGACTTCGACTTATTTACGTTATTTAGAATTAACTGGTCAAACGCTAGTCTTCCCTAAAAATGCCTACCAAGGCGACTACGTTAAAGAAATTGCTCAAGAAATTATTGATAAAGATGGCAATGCACATGTTCGTGCCGTTGTTGATATCTATAAAGATGTACCAGAAGACGTTCAATACGCTGAAGAACTTGATGCAGAAGGCAACAAAGTTGTACTTTCTGGTGACAAAGAAAAACACATCGATGGTTTGATCGCAAACTCGCAACAACACTTGGGTGCGGACTACCGTGTTTTCCATCAAGCAGCGTTACATGCCATCTTAGATGACATTAAAGATGATTTGGCTGACTTTGGCGTGACCTTTGACAAATGGTTCAGCGAAGACTCATTGACTGACAAAATTGATGAAGCACTCGAAACATTAAACCAACGTGGTTACCTCTATGAAAAAGAGGGCAACATCTGGTTCAAATCAACTGAATTTGGTGATGAAAAAGACCGTGTGGTGAAACGTCGTAATGGTCAAACCACTTACTTTGCTTCTGACATTGCTTATCACTTGAATAAACTACAACGCGGCTATACCGACCTGATTGATATTTGGGGTTCTGACCACCACGGTTATATCTCACGTGTCAAAGCGGCGATTGATGCCATGGGTTACGACTCGAAGAAACTAACTGTGCTTTTGGTTCAGTTTGTCAGCTTGTGGCGTGGTGGCGAGATGGTGCAAATGTCATCTCGTTCGGGTCAGTTCGTGACTTTACGCGATCTACGTAAAGAAGTCGGTAATGATGCGGCACGTTTCTACTATGTGATGCGTAAGTCTGAACAACATATCGACTTTGACTTAGACCTTGCTGTTTCACAAAGCAAAGACAATGCAGTGTATTACATTCAATATGCCCATGCGCGTATTTGCCGTATGTTAGAAAAAGCAGCATCTACAGAGATTAGTTTTGATATTGCATCAGCACGTGAACAAGCTAATCGCTTAGAGCTTGATGCTGAAACAGAAATCCTGTCTAAGCTTGCTGCTTATCCAGATATTTTAGTACGTGCAGCAAATGCCTATGAACCACACCAAATTGGTAACTATCTTAAAGAGTTAGCTGCCCTCTTCCATGCTTGGTACAATGAGCATAAAGTTTTGGGTGATGATGTCGCACTTACACAAGCACGTTTATTGCTTTCAATCAACGTACAGCAAGTTTTGCGTAATGGCTTAGAATTACTCGGTGTATCCGCTCCTGAGACGATGTAA
- a CDS encoding SPOR domain-containing protein, translating to MFGKTQRGVSERPNKPKKPLIPKWLGMLVAVLAILCAAVMLMLWQPWQPVPAKNQVTSEHYEEENTNKDYRFYDLLPQQQVTPIPEQAVPESKPQGNVVIIESPKPETTTTEDPSGITPSEQAAAPAHATYILQVRSYPDPDSADARRAEIILNGLSADVVKSVENGQTWYRVFSGPYDSQESALAAQQTLQHSGIDSIVIKR from the coding sequence GTGTTTGGAAAAACGCAACGTGGTGTATCTGAACGACCAAACAAGCCTAAAAAACCACTCATTCCAAAGTGGTTGGGAATGCTTGTCGCAGTTCTCGCGATCCTGTGTGCTGCTGTAATGTTGATGCTTTGGCAACCTTGGCAACCGGTACCTGCAAAAAACCAAGTGACGTCTGAGCATTATGAAGAAGAAAATACTAATAAAGACTACCGTTTTTATGACTTACTTCCGCAACAGCAGGTAACCCCAATTCCTGAACAAGCCGTGCCAGAGTCTAAACCTCAGGGCAATGTTGTGATTATCGAGTCACCAAAACCTGAAACCACAACCACAGAAGATCCGAGTGGCATCACCCCAAGTGAACAAGCTGCAGCACCTGCACATGCGACCTATATTTTACAAGTACGTAGCTATCCCGACCCAGACAGTGCTGATGCACGTCGTGCAGAAATCATCCTGAATGGTTTATCTGCAGATGTGGTGAAAAGCGTTGAAAATGGTCAGACTTGGTATCGTGTTTTCTCTGGACCTTATGATAGTCAAGAGTCTGCGCTTGCTGCTCAACAGACCTTACAACATAGCGGCATTGATTCAATTGTAATTAAACGCTAA